CCCGGGCTGGGCACGtcctggctctgctcctgcaAGACACACAGCGAGTGGGGTTAACAGCAGTGGGGATGAGCTCAGACTATACAGGGTTTTGTCTACTTGCAAACGGGAGGGGAGACCTGCAGGGGAAACCAGGCGCTGCGCAGGCTCGGTGTGGGACGCTCGCCCCCTACAGTCAGTGCTAATCCCCATGCACTAGGGGGCGCTTTGCTGCAAAGAGCGGcatggggggctcagcagggggctgtCCCTGCACGGTCAGGGCTCCCCCCCAGTGCTATATTCTAGCAGTAGGGGATGCTGTGCTGGTGGAGTTCCCGTGTCTCCCAGCACCTGTGAACCCCGGTGTCCAACGTGCAAGGTTCTCTTCTGCCTCCCAGAAGAGGCCCCCTGGCACACAGGATTCCTAGTAACTATTGGATTCTTCTTCGCTCCCTGTGCTACACAGTTACACAGCGGCCGcacccctccccagagccagctgtgtTTCTTTCTGTCATTGCCTCTTTTCTCTTCCATGCCATTACGGGccacctgcccagagcccccactgTCATTGgatccatccctccacccccacttaCCCTGCTGGGAATCCCTCTCTGAGCTCAAGCCCCCTCTGCTGGAATGGCGACACATTGGGTTGGGCTGAAACAGGAAACACGGGTGTCATTGTCCTCCTGGAGGGGCCGAGCAAGTGAAGATGGATCAGAACCTGTGGCTTCCCACAGCAGATGGGTTCTGGAGTTCCCAGGGGATGCGAGAACTACCCCAGGCAGGAGAATGGACCATCTCGAGGAGCCCAGAAGATCCCCTGGAAATGGGAATGTATTCcagggtcctagtggcaccctcTATGGGGTGCCAGCTCCAATCcaaccccaggggtggggggatttgcctGGCTCAGAGGGAGGGGGActtggggcctttcccctctagggttGCTGTCTCTCATCCCACTGATGCTCACCTGTGGGGCTCAGCTTCTTTACAAGCAGTGATGCCAAGATGCTGCAGTGTTGGGTGAGGGGCATCTTCTCAACCTCAGATGACTCTAGTCCAATGCGAAAGAAGTTCTGTTTTATGGGGTCGTAGAGGGGCAACTGCTCTCTCTTGAAGGGGATCCTAGGGAGAAATTCAACAGAGCACACAGAGTTAGTACCCGGGCTTGGCAGGAACGGGCTCTGGCCAGAGTCTGTCTCCTGGAGGCAGGGGTCATTAGGAGCCAATTTGCAAAGTTTGGCCCCtttccaaaatggctgccatccCCTATTGTTCCCAATGAGAGTGAAGCCAGAGGCTGCTCTCAGTTAAGATGGCTGCTTCCACTTGTTCTCCTTATATGGGGTGACACTACAGATTGCCCTTAATAAAGATAATGGCTATCTCCCATTGATCTTGATGACATTGAAGCCACAGGCTGCCAGGAGTCATGATGGCTGCCATTGGCCTACAGCCCTTTCTAAAGGGAGACTGCCCCTAGGAAAGATGGCCACTGTTTCCCACTGTTTCCAATGGGACTGAAGCCAGGCTTCCCTCAGGGAACATGGGCTGACAGACATAGGAAGAAGAAGTGTGGCAGTCTGAACAATATGGATGAGGGTGACAGAGAAGCACACTGCAGTGTTAGTGATCATGGGAGCGCAGATAGGAGGGTCTAAACTGGAAGGCAGTCTGACGCCACCATTTGCTCTCACTTAAGATGGCCCCTCTCACTTGTCCTTCCAAACAGGATGATGTCACATGCTACCCTAACTAAAAATGGCTACCATCTCCCACTGCGCTCAATGAAATTGTTGCCACAAGCTGCCCTGAGTTGGCTGCCATTTTACTACTGCCCTATGCTTACCCAgttcatcccatttaccctttttataaATTGGTACAACATTTGCTATTGTCCAGTCTTGTGGAACTTTCCCGCTGCTCCAAGATGTACTGAAAATCAACATAGGCAGGCCAGCAagttcctcagccagctcttttaaaacacttGGGTGTAAATTATCTGGCCCTGCTGATTTAGAAATGTCTAAGTTTAGTAGcctctgtttaacatcctcccaaGACTCTAGTGGAatagaaagagtgttatcatctcCATGCAAttagactatatcatctgtttttttccccaaatacagaacagaattatTTACTGAACACGTCTACCTTTTCTGCATTACTATTGATAATTCTGCCGTTTCCACCTAATAATAAATGGACCAATCCCATTATcaggattctttttattcctaATATATTCAAACAACTCCTTAttgtccccaactctgctggccataaatTTCTCCAtgtgtctctttgcttcccttatcagaTGTCTACAATTCCTAAtgtctgatttatattcattactatcaaccgTCCCTTTTTTCCATGTATtggatattattttttttaattttcccaaCTGCTTTCACTTCCCTAATCTGAGAATCAATGGTTCCAAGCTGGATGGTTAGGACTAGAATGGGGGACATTGAAGACATTTTGTTGAGGTTTTGCTTGCTTATTTTTAGTGCAAGGGAGtatgtcttcttatctatcccacGGTGTATGCTTAAAAGTTATGTTGCCACAATTGTCTCagtcagagatgtgaaaaaaccacacacctGACTGCCACAGCTGTGCTGACCTAGCCCCTAGGGGAGCTGTAGTTACGTTGATGGAAAGATGCTTTTGTCAATGTCGGTCCCGATTTGTTGGGCAGCTGATGttcctccccagctggagcaaccCCGTTTGCTGCTGCAGGTTGTATCGACAGGATGAGCTGACGTAGCCATGCCCATAGAGTGTTTGTATCATAAACATCCCCTGCGTTTGTgcggcagggctgggaaagggcagGCAGAGCTTTGAGGTCATTCACTACTCGCTGAAAACCTTGTTTCCTTGAATGAGGATGGGCATATTCATAGGACCAGCGACATCCTGATGTGGGAAGAAGGGAATTATCGCTAACCTGGAATCAAGGGGCTCAGATTTTACCTCCCTGAAGTAAGTTCAGCTCTAGGTCAGGGGCTTCAACCAAAGAGATTATCTATTTTTCAAAGGGACCCCTTCTTTGCCATGGCATTGAGCATATTCCTGCATATTGTGGACACCTGGCCAAAGAGTTAGAGCTGCTCTCACGGTCTGGATCCGGGGCACAAGAGGATTCTGGGGGATTCCCTTACCCGCTCCAGGGGTACACCGCGAAGTACTGCATCACCCTGCGGCTCAGCCCCACCTCGGCCTCCATGGGCGTGTGGCTGGCTCCTCCCATGGATGCCAGGGTCCTGAACAGGTAGGGCAGTTCAGAGCCTTGCGGTACCCCCATCCACCCAGGTGTGGACAAACCGCTGCTGTGGTGGGTGAATTAGTAGGCATACACGGGACTGCCGGTCTCCACCTCTCGCCCAGCCATCTCGGCTACTGGACACACAATGAGGTAGTCACCAAGGATTTGATCCATGGCCCATCGGTACCGTGCTtcaccccaccccttttcctcCTGGCTGTACTGCAGTGCCACGGCCCGGACGGCCTCTTCTGGTGCCTCTGGAACTATCATCCTCACCACCTGCAGCAGCTCGTCCCAGCTGATGGAGCTGGCGTTCTCCACATTGAATCTGGAGCCAGCATAGATTACTATGCAGGAGCCTTCGTTGGCATTGATGCCGGTCAGGATGGGCATAGGCTGGCTCTGCTTAGCCTGCAGGAGTCTTGATGGTGTATCAGGAAGAAAATCCCCATCTCCTGTCGGCACAAAGGGAAACCCCAGCTGCTTCCTGCGACGCAAGATGGCGAACTCGTGTTTGGGGAACTCCCCCGCTGCCTTCCCCTGCAGGCAGCCCACCAGCGCGGTCTCATCTCTATCGGTGCAGCCCAGCAGCTGGCCCAgcctctggcctctctccttgGCCTCCTCCAGGAAACTCCATATCCATGGTGCTGTCAGGGCTCCGCTCTGTGGCACAGCGCGGGTGAAGAGGGGCTGGCTCCTCGGGGAGAGTAGGTGGAAGCCCACTGAGGAACCGCCAGCGCACTGGCCAACAAGCATCAAACGAGCTGGGTCCCCACCGAAGGCGGCCGCGTtgtcctgcagccagcccagctccaggCGCTCATCCCACAGGCCGGCATTCCctgggggcagagacaggaagcccagcgcccccagccgGTAGTTCATGGAAGCCACGATCACGTTCTTGGTGGCAGCTAAGAAGCGCCCATCACAGATGTCGAGGGAGGCTGCACCAGAGACAAAAGCCATGCCATGGATCCAGACGAGGACGGGGGCTGGCTCACGGGGCCGGGGATGGGGCACCCAAATGCTGAGGAAGAGGCAGTCCTCAGACTGCAGTATTTTGGATTTGCAAACATAGGCACCAGGGTAACCAGTAAGTGGAGGCTGGAGGCAGGCGTTGCCGAAGCTGGTGGCCTCCAGGACGTGGCTCCAGGGCTGGTGGGGTATTGGCTTCTGGAAGCACAAGGCCCCCACGGGGGGCTCGGCCTAGGGGATGCCCAGGAAGGCTGTCATTGTGTTGGAGCTGGCCGGGAGGCGCTTGCCCCGGATGGGGCTACTGGTGGTGAGCACCGCAGTGCCGTTGTCATCGGAGCCAAGAGTTGGGGCCcgccagggagaggaggagcaggcagGGGAGCGCAGGGAGGAGTCCCAGCATCGCGGCAGCTGGAagggaaacccccccccccagaggaaGTTATAGGGAACGGGATCTGgggtctttcccctctagggggcgctggctcccatccagtCCCAGCCACCTAAATCCAGACAGCCGTGGGAGCTCCCCATATCAGCCTTGATCCCCTTTCGAAAATACAGCATCTGGTCAGTCACCCCGTTCTCCCAGTCCCAGATCTGTGTCATCCCTGactcccaggcctcctgctctaacccattaggcctcactccccacccagagctggggataaaacccaagagtcctgcctcccagccccttgctctaaccactagaccccattctcCTGTAGGCTGGCTTGCCATGAATAATtggacatgggtgaggcctcatctcttgggagacaggattagggaggtaaataaATCAGCAGGCTGGAAGCAGAAAGTCTGTCTGAGCTGAAATAAGGGGGAACCCCCAGGGAGCCATTTACAATGGGCATGATAAAAATGGACAAGAGAAGCCTGGAACGTAAGATGAGGGAAAGAGTAAGTTGTCCAATGACAGTGCATGGACAGTGCATGCTGCAGAGGGATTTGTTCCTGCAAAGTGACGGAGCCAGTCCCAAAATACGGGATGCAATGTGTCACAAATGCCGAGTAACGTGTAAATGTCTACAAAGGAAGCGGTTTGCTGCGTAGCTTTGGGTGTGGGGTAGGCCCTACGCCCGCCCTCTACGCTTGAGTCTGATCACCTGAGCGTAGCTTTGCTGTGTGCCAAATACAGGGACCAGAGCAACCAGACTGGAGTggaactgagttcttggggaacAGAGTGGAAGAGGTTGTGGAGTGACCACAACGTCCGCTCCCAcaactggggatagaacccagctcccacccctgctctaatccactagaccccactcccctcccggagctggggatagaacccggaaatcctgtctcccagcccccactgctctcaccatttgaccccactcccctcccagagctgggattagaacccaggtgtcctgcctgAAGTTGCCTTTCACAGCGTCTGCCAGAATTGTATCCCTGAGCCCAGCAGCTGTGACCCCGGGCTCTCCTTGGGCAGATGCTCTCTCGGGGACCCTTGCTGGTTCGGGCCTGTTGGGTGCCAGGAGGAGGCAGGCAATGGGCTTAGTAGTGAGAATTCACTGCACAGCCAGGAGGAAACAACCAAAGGCAGAGAAGGCAGATCAaatgctccttcccttgctgtccctggctctgggacaggagagggatctagtgggttagacaggggggctggggaccaggactcttgggttctattcccagctctggaagtggagtgggatctagtgggttacagcagggggggCCGGGGACCAGGACTCTTCGGTTCAATCCCCaactctggaaggggagtgggatctagtgggttagagcggtGGGGACGGGgaccgggactcctgggttctatgcccagctctgaGAATGGGATCTGTGGAGAGGGTATCAAGTGAGTAATTACCAAGAGTGATCCCAATTCTAGCTGTTATTCCACTTCCTccactccctttccccctctGTTCAAGTCTATATTTATGTAGCTGACTCTGGATGGGAACCAGCACCCCCTAGGGGGAAAGGCCCCATACCTTTCCCAATAACTCCCTCGTGGGGACAGGGCAGTGTTTCCTTCCAGCTGCTGTGATGCTTGGACTCCTTCCCATGCTCCTCTGCCTGCTCCTCCTTTCCCTGCCGGGCCCCAGCTCTGGCTCCAATGATGATGGCACCGTGGTGCTCACCACCACCGGCCCTATCCGGGGCAAGCGCCTCCCGGTCAGCTCCAGAAGAGTGACAGTCTTCCTGGGCATCCCCTACGCTAAGCCCCCTGTGGGGGCCTTGCGCTTCCAGAAGCTGCTTCCCCACCTACCCTGGAGCCACGTCCTGGAGGCCACCAGCTTCGACAATGCCTGCCTCCAGCCTCCACTTACTGGTTACCCTGAGGCTGAAACATTCACACCCAAAACGCCGCAGTCCGAAGACTGCCTCTTCCTCAACATCTGGGTATCCCATCCCCGGCCCCACACACCAGTCCCTGTCATTGTTTGGATCCATGGCAGGGGGTTCTtctcaggtgcagcctcactagACCTCGATAATGGGAGCTTCTTTGCTGCCACCACAAAAGTGATTGTGACCTCCATGAACTaccagctgggggctctgggcttcctgtccctgcccccgGACACCACGGGGAATGCCGGCCTGTGGGACCAGCGCTTGGCAATGCACTGGCTGCGGGACAATGCAGCCGCCTTCGGCGGGGACCCAGCCCATTTCATATTCGCTGAACAGGATGCTGGGGCTGCGTCCGTCGGCTtccacctcctctccccagggagcCGGCCCCTCTTCACCAGCACCGTGCTGGTGAGTGGCACCCCGAACACACCATGGGCTTAGATTTCACTTGAGGAGGCcaaggagagaggccagaggcTGGGCCGGCAACTGGGCTGCTCCAATGGTAACAGCATGGCCCTGGTGGGCTGCCTGCAGGGGAAGAAAGCAGGGGAATTCCCCAAACACGAGTTCTCCGTCTTGAGCCGCAAGAAGCAGCTGGGATTGCCCTTTGTGCCAACACCAGACCGGGATTTCCTCCCTGATACACCACCAAGACTCTTGCAGGCTGAGCACGGCCAGCCGATGCCCATCGTGGCCGGTTTCACCGCCAGTGAAGGCTCCGACATACTGCTATTTGCTGCCCCGAGATTCAACTTGGAGAATTCCAGCAACATCGGCTGGGAGGAGCTGCTGTATGTTGTGAGGCTGATAGCGCCCGGGGCACCAGAAGAGGCCGTCCAGGCCATGGCACAGAGATacagccaggagggggaggagcagggggaagggcagtACCGATGGGCCATGGATCAAATCTTTGGTGACTACGTCTTTGTGTGCCCGGTAGCAGAGGTGGCTAGGCGAGAGGCAGAGGCCGGCAGTCCTGTCTACACCTACCATTTCACCCACCGCACTAGCAGCTTGACTATACCTGAGTGGACAGGGGTGCCACCCGGCTCTGAGCTGCCCTACCTGTTCAGAACCCCGGCATCCGTGGTAGGAGCCAACCACACGGAGGCTGAGGTAGCGCTGAGCCACAAGGTGATGCAGTATGCTGAGGTGTTTGACAGCGCCGGGTAAGGAAATCCCTCACATTCCTCTTGTCCCCCTGAGCCAGACCATGGGAGCCACTGTAACTCTTTGGCCAGGTGTCCGCAACATCTGGAAAGACCCGGCTCAATGCCATGGCAAAGAAAGGGTCTCTTTGAAAAATAGTTAACCTATTTGGGTGAAGCCCAGATCTAGAGCTGAAATTACTTCAGGGAGGTAAAATCTGAGCCCTCTAGTTACAGGTTAGGGATAATTCTCTTCTTCCCGCATCAGGATGTCGCTGGTCCTACGAACACACCCATCCTCATTCAAGGAAACAAGGTTTTCAGCGAGTAGTGAATGACCTCAAAGCTCTGCctgccctttcccagccctgccgcACAAACGCAGGGGATGTTTATGCTACAGACACTCTACGGGCATGGCTACGTCAGCTCATCCTGTCGATACAACCTGCGGCAGCAAACGGGGTTGCTCCAGTAATTGGGAAGAATCACCTTCCCAGAAAACAGGAGCTACATTGACAAAGGCATCTTTCCATCATCATAACTACAGCTCCCCTAGGGGCTAGGTCAGCACAGCTGTGGCAGCCAGGGGTGCGGTTTTTTCACATCTCTGCTTGAGGAAACTGTGGCGATGTAACTGTTAAGCACACATTAGAGCATAGATAAAAAAAGACCTGCTCCCTtgcatgaaaaataaacaagcaaaACCCCAAAAGAAACCTCTTCAACATTCCCCGTTCTGGTTATAGCCGCCCAGCTTGGGCCAATTTCTTCCCAGATTAGGGAAGggaaggcagctgtaaaaaacaaaaacataatatACCACACATGGAAGAAAGCACAAGTtgacagtaatgaatataaatcagacaTTAGGAATTATAGAagattgataagggaagcaaagagacacaCAGAGAAATCTATGTCCAGTAGAATTtaggacaataaggagttctctgaatatattaggaataaaaagaatcctTACAATAGGATTGGTCCTTTAGAAGGTGGACATGGCAGAATTATCGATAgaaatgcagaaaaggcaaaagcgttcaataaataattctgttctgtatttgcgGGGAAaccagatgatatagtctcattgTATGGGGATGACAACACtctccattccactagtatctctggaggccACCTTTCCTAGGGACAACCTGGCTGCCGTGTGCAAGGGCTGTAGGCAAATGGCAGCTGACTCAGGGCAGCTTGTGGCTTCAATCTCCCTGATCACAGTGAGATATGGTGGTCATTTTTTTGTAAGGGCAGCATCCTAGTTGAAAGGACAAGTGAGAGACGCCATCTTAAGTAAGAGCAACACTAGACACTCCCTTCCAGTTCAGATCCTCCTATCTATGCCCCCACATTCCCTGGCCAtgctaccccccctccccccacgccccgcATGTTGctctgctccccacactgccctgtcCGGTCTGTGAGCACAAAGGATGCCCATCTTTGCTGAGGGAAGCCTGGCTTCGGACCCATTGCAAACAATGGAAAACAGTGGCCATCTTCCCTAGGGGAAGTCTCATTTTACAAAGGGTCGTAGGCCAATGGCAGCCATTATTACTCAGGGCCGCCTGTGGCTTCAATTTCATGGAGAACAAGGGAATAAAGTGGCCAAGTTTATAAACGGCAACCTGTAGCATCACCCCATATGAAAAGACTGGGAGGCAGCACCCATCTTAACTGAGGGCAGCCTCTGGCTTCACTCTCATTTGCAACAACATGggatggcagccattttggaaaGAGGCCAAACTTTTCAAGTTGGCTCCTAATCACCCCTGCATCTGGGATGTTAGACACCAGCTGGGGCACCTTCCTGTCCCCACCAAGCCACAGTACTAACCTCAGTGGGGCATGTTCATTTTCCATGCAGGAAACCCATGGTGGGAGAGGGCAGCGGGAAGCAGTGGCCCACCTACGACCCCGCAAAGCAGAACTTTGAGCGCATCAGCCTGAAGCAGCCCAAACCTGAGAGGGCATTACCCGCCTCGCGCTGTGAATTCTTGGCATCAATGCTGTCAGAGAAACCAAAGGTCCCAGGTGAGCATCAGCAGGATGAGAAGATGGCagccctagaggggaaaggccccgtctctccccacccctctcagcCATCCAGGCCCCCAACCCTTGGGCTGGATAGGAGATGGCTCCCCTCCAGAAGCAAAAGATCCCAGCTCACATTCCCTTTTCCATGGGATCTTCTGGTCTCCTAGAGATGCTCCATTCTCCTGTCTGGGGGAGAACTTGCATATCCTGGGAACTCCAGATCCCATCTGCTGTGGGGCAGCCCCAAGTTCTACCCCATCTTCTCTTGCTCAGCCCCTCTGGGTAGGAAGATGACAACCTTGTTTCCTCTCCATCGGCTCCCAACGTACTCCCtatttcaggggaggaggcatgtGCTTAGACAGAGGGATTCCCGGTAGGGTGGCTGGGGATGAAGCGATGGATCCGAGGACACTGCGGGCTGAGGGTAAGTGGCCTCTAATGACTCAGAAGAGAACGGTGGCAAAGAAAGAATCACATACAGCTGGCTCTCGGGAGGGATGCAGCCACTGTGTAACTGTGTAAGACAGAGATTCAAGGAGAATCCAATAGTCACTGGGAATCCTGTGTGCCAGGAGGCCTCTTATGGGAGGCAGAACAGAAGCTTGCACGTTGGACCCTGGGGTCACAGATGCTGCAAAACATGGGAACTCTAGCAGAACAGCGTCCCCTACTGCTAGAATATATTACTGGGGGGCACTAAATGTGGGGGGACAGACCCCTCCTGACTCCCTCCCCATGCCGCTCTTTGCAGAAAAGCACCCCCTAGTGCATGGAGATTAGCACTGACCGTAAGAGATGAGCATCCCATACTGAGCCTGTGCAGCACCTGGTTTCCTCTGCAGATCTCCTCTCCTGTTTACAAGTAGACAAACCCCCGCAGAGTCTGAGCTCCTCCCCACTGCTGTTAACCCCACTCATTGTGTGTTCCACAGGAGCAGACCTGCCCAGCCTGGGGGGCCGTGAATGAAGAGCTGAGCAATTACAATCGCCTTATGGGGGGAACCCTCCATGCAAACCAGAGGATCCAGTTCCTGTTAGTGCCTGCCAATTCATTAACGAGGATCCTGCTAATGAACCAGCTGGGAATCCATGGATTGACCCTCCCTCTGCAATTCCTCCCCCCACAGTGCATTAAAGCATATTCAGTCTGGAGACAGAGCCCTGGTGCGTGAGGTTGATTAGCTGCTcctgagcaggagagagagagagtgttggtgCGATGGGAGTTGTGTTGAGATAATGGGGAACAAAGATTACATCGGGGGTAAATGCTGCTCTGGTGTTTGAAGAGGCAAATGACAAAGTGCAGAGATCACACTCTGCACCCAAAGATATGGAacgcaggagtcctgactcccagcctctccGGTCTAACCAACTAGACCCCAATGCCCTCCAAGGTCTgcgatagaacccaggcgtcttGACTTTCAGCTCACAGGTCTCTAACCCTTAGACCCCCTCTCGTCCTCAGACAGGGGATAacacccaggagtcctaactcccagcccccctctgctctaaccgctagatcccactctcctcccagtccttgggagagaacccaggaatcctgaccccCGGcctctctgctctaacccactagccccaaTCCCCTCCTGGATGGTGCTCACTGGACTGTGAGGAAGAACTGTACACACCAAGGAGTCGAAGGAAATTGGTGGTTTATTGATGACATTTGTGGGCCACTATACAATACAAGCCACTGAGACAGATGTTTTCTCATCCAGCTGGCAGGGTATGGGGAGTTGGCGAAGTGGGTATAGGGACAAGGAGAGTGCCCCAAATGCACACAGCACCCTCTCCCCATGACCCCATTCCCTGCACAGATCTCCTCTGAGGGGCAGAGACTCTGTGGTCCAATCATTCCTCAGCCTCCCTGCTCCGGAGTTGGTGGAGTTTGGGACAGGGGCCCTGGCCCACCTGGGGGTTGGGCTGAGCCTCCACAACTCAGTGCACACTGATGGGAATGACAAAATCTGGAACCAGA
The window above is part of the Natator depressus isolate rNatDep1 chromosome 14, rNatDep2.hap1, whole genome shotgun sequence genome. Proteins encoded here:
- the LOC141998057 gene encoding LOW QUALITY PROTEIN: acetylcholinesterase-like (The sequence of the model RefSeq protein was modified relative to this genomic sequence to represent the inferred CDS: substituted 1 base at 1 genomic stop codon); its protein translation is MLGLLPMLLCLLLLSLPGPSSGSNDDGTVVLTTTGPIRGKRLPVSSRRVTVFLGIPYAKPPVGALRFQKLLPHLPWSHVLEATSFDNACLQPPLTGYPEAETFTPKTPQSEDCLFLNIWVSHPRPHTPVPVIVWIHGRGFFSGAASLDLDNGSFFAATTKVIVTSMNYQLGALGFLSLPPDTTGNAGLWDQRLAMHWLRDNAAAFGGDPAHFIFAEQDAGAASVGFHLLSPGSRPLFTSTVLVSGTPNTPWAXISLEEAKERGQRLGRQLGCSNGNSMALVGCLQGKKAGEFPKHEFSVLSRKKQLGLPFVPTPDRDFLPDTPPRLLQAEHGQPMPIVAGFTASEGSDILLFAAPRFNLENSSNIGWEELLYVVRLIAPGAPEEAVQAMAQRYSQEGEEQGEGQYRWAMDQIFGDYVFVCPVAEVARREAEAGSPVYTYHFTHRTSSLTIPEWTGVPPGSELPYLFRTPASVVGANHTEAEVALSHKVMQYAEVFDSAGKPMVGEGSGKQWPTYDPAKQNFERISLKQPKPERALPASRCEFLASMLSEKPKVPGADLPSLGGRE